One region of Nothobranchius furzeri strain GRZ-AD chromosome 16, NfurGRZ-RIMD1, whole genome shotgun sequence genomic DNA includes:
- the si:ch211-201h21.5 gene encoding inosine-uridine preferring nucleoside hydrolase: MTKKLLIIDTDSGIDDAQALMMALAAPDVEVLAVTCVFGNTAAANVCQNVLRVLSVCERQEIPVFRGSACPLVGIGNLFSDHFGGDGLGDVMEYKDPLWEEKIQREHAVNAMVRLVSEHEMQVSLVALGPLTNLALAVRLDPCFPNKLRDLYIMGGNMEGKGNVTLCAEFNFAMDPESAYIVLEEFICPTYIASWEYSCRNALTWEFFEELIHQDAPAARFMKMITSKCWAYSKEALKSKRDVFFGPGFVSYDSYAMAACVDSSMVLESIECPVRVELQGSIARGMMVLDRTNQLKKNHSVKIMTKCDLTKLSRLLMESLRQPCKK; encoded by the exons ATGACGAAGAAGTTGTTGATCATTGACACAGACAGCGGCATCGATGATGCTCAGGCCCTAATGATGGCCTTGGCAGCACCGGACGTGGAGGTTCTTGCTGTGACTTGTGTGTTTGGGAACACAGCGGCGGCAAATGTGTGTCAAAATGTTCTGAGGGTTCTCTCTGTCTGTGAGCGCCAGGAG ATTCCAGTGTTTCGGGGGTCTGCTTGTCCTCTGGTTGGAATCGGTAATCTGTTCAGTGACCATTTTGGAGGAGATGGACTTGGTGATGTGATGGAGTACAAAGATCCTTTGTGGGAGGAGAAAATCCAACGAGAGCATGCCGTTAATGCAATGGTTAGACTGGTATCTGAACACGAGATGCAG GTCTCTTTAGTAGCCCTAGGTCCACTCACCAATCtggcactggctgtcagacttgaTCCGTGCTTTCCTAATAAGCTCAGAGATCTGTACATAATGGGTGGCAACATGGAAG GAAAAGGGAATGTGACACTTTGTGCAGAATTTAACTTTGCAATGGATCCTGAGTCGGCTTATATTGTTCTTGAGGAGTTCATTTGCCCTACTTACATTGCATCATGGGAATACTCATGCAGAAACGCTCTGACCTGG GAATTCTTTGAAGAGCTAATCCATCAGGATGCTCCAGCAGCTCGCTTCATGAAGATGATAACGTCTAAGTGCTGGGCCTACTCCAAAGAGGCTTTGAAAAGTAAAAGAGACGTGTTTTTCGGGCCGGGCTTCGTCTCTTATGATTCCTACGCAATGGCAGCTTGTGTTGACAGCAGCATGGTGCTGGAGAGCATTGAGTGTCCTGTTCGTGTGGAGCTGCAAGGTTCCATTGCCCGAGGCATGATGGTTTTGGATCGCACAAACCAACTGAAGAAGAACCACAGTGTAAAAATAATGACTAAATGTGATTTAACTAAGCTCAGTCGGTTACTGATGGAGTCCCTCAGACAACCATGCAAGAAATAA